One Mycobacterium marseillense DNA window includes the following coding sequences:
- the thyX gene encoding FAD-dependent thymidylate synthase: MAEIAPLRVQLIAKTEFLAPPDVPWSTDADGGPALVEFAGRACYQSWSKPNPKTATNAGYIRHIIDVGHFSVLEHASVSFYITGLSRSCTHELIRHRHFSYSQLSQRYVPETDSHVVVPPGLEDDPELRQILAAAADASRATYTDLLTRLEAKFADQPNAVLRRKQARQAARAVLPNATETRIVVTGNYRAWRHFIAMRASEHADVEIRRLAIECLRQLASAAPAVFADFEISALADGTEVATSPLATEA; the protein is encoded by the coding sequence GTGGCCGAGATCGCGCCGCTGCGCGTGCAACTGATCGCCAAGACCGAGTTCTTGGCGCCCCCGGACGTGCCGTGGAGCACCGACGCCGACGGCGGCCCCGCGCTGGTCGAGTTCGCCGGCCGGGCCTGCTACCAAAGCTGGTCGAAACCCAATCCCAAGACCGCGACCAACGCCGGCTACATCAGGCACATCATCGACGTCGGACACTTTTCGGTGCTCGAGCACGCGAGTGTGTCGTTCTACATCACCGGCCTCTCGCGCTCGTGCACGCACGAGCTGATCCGGCACCGGCACTTCTCCTACTCCCAGCTGTCGCAGCGCTACGTCCCCGAGACGGACTCGCACGTCGTCGTGCCGCCCGGTCTGGAAGACGATCCCGAACTGCGGCAGATCCTGGCCGCGGCCGCCGACGCCAGCCGCGCCACCTACACCGACTTGCTGACCAGGCTGGAGGCGAAATTCGCCGACCAGCCGAACGCGGTGTTGCGGCGCAAGCAGGCGCGCCAGGCCGCCCGCGCGGTGCTGCCCAACGCCACCGAAACCCGCATCGTCGTCACCGGCAACTACCGGGCCTGGCGCCACTTCATCGCCATGCGCGCCAGCGAGCACGCCGACGTGGAGATCCGGCGGCTGGCCATCGAATGCCTGCGCCAGCTGGCGAGCGCCGCGCCCGCGGTCTTCGCCGACTTCGAGATCTCCGCGTTGGCCGACGGGACCGAGGTCGCGACCAGCCCATTGGCGACCGAAGCCTGA
- a CDS encoding dihydrofolate reductase — translation MTRSTEVGLVWAQSTSGVIGRGGGIPWNVPEDLARFKEVTMGHTVVMGRRTWDSLPTKVRPLPGRRNVVLSREDGFAAEGAQVVGSLDAALAGAEGELAMWVIGGGQVYLAALPYATRCEVTEIELDLRRDDDDALAPALDDTWVGETGEWQASRSGLRYRFHSYRR, via the coding sequence ATGACCCGTAGCACCGAGGTGGGCCTGGTGTGGGCCCAGTCGACCTCCGGCGTCATCGGGCGTGGCGGCGGCATCCCCTGGAACGTTCCGGAAGACCTTGCGCGGTTCAAAGAGGTGACGATGGGGCACACCGTGGTGATGGGCCGGCGGACATGGGACTCGCTACCGACCAAGGTGCGTCCGCTGCCCGGCCGGCGCAACGTCGTGCTGTCGCGCGAGGACGGCTTCGCCGCCGAGGGGGCGCAGGTGGTCGGCTCGCTGGACGCGGCCCTCGCCGGGGCCGAGGGTGAGCTCGCGATGTGGGTGATCGGCGGCGGGCAGGTGTATCTGGCCGCGCTGCCGTACGCGACCCGGTGCGAGGTCACCGAGATCGAGCTCGACCTGCGCCGTGACGACGACGACGCGCTGGCGCCCGCCCTGGACGACACCTGGGTGGGCGAGACGGGGGAGTGGCAGGCCAGCCGCTCCGGGCTGCGGTACCGCTTCCACAGCTACCGTCGCTGA
- a CDS encoding N-6 DNA methylase, with translation MRATHKELKDTLWKAANTLRGSLSAGQYKDVVLGLVFLRHVSEPDWKALADNAKAANIGRLVDDAMRAAGLPRLYEDLDRRRLGELIELLDTVGSGGQDGHRDLLGEVYEYFLGNFARAEGKRGGEFFTPPSVVRLLVEVLEPAGGRVYDPCCGSGGMFVQTEHFIAEHDGDPAKVTVYGQESVEQTWRMARMNLAVHDIDNSGMGARCADTFVTDLHAGVQMDYVMANPPFNIKDWARDIDDPRWRYGVPPATNANYAWIQHILSKLAPAGRAGVVMANGSMSSKVLGEGDIRARIVEADLVSCMVALPAQLFRSTGIPVCLWFFAMDKGHRSRQVLFIDARELGYLVDRAERALTQEEIVRIGDTYHAWCDTQSARAKSIVYQDVPGFCRSVSLDDIRAAGHVLTPGRYVDAPSAPDDGEPSGDKIARLTDELLAALDDSARLDQVVRRQVDRLR, from the coding sequence ATGCGCGCGACGCACAAGGAACTCAAGGACACGCTGTGGAAGGCGGCCAATACCCTGCGGGGGTCCCTGTCGGCCGGCCAGTACAAGGACGTCGTCCTCGGGCTGGTCTTCCTCAGGCACGTCTCCGAGCCGGATTGGAAGGCCTTGGCGGACAACGCCAAAGCCGCCAACATCGGCCGGCTCGTCGACGACGCGATGCGGGCCGCGGGCCTGCCGCGGCTGTACGAAGACCTCGACCGGCGCCGCCTCGGCGAGCTGATCGAGCTTCTGGACACCGTGGGATCCGGCGGGCAGGACGGCCATCGCGATCTGCTGGGCGAGGTGTACGAGTACTTCCTGGGAAATTTCGCGCGCGCGGAAGGAAAGCGGGGCGGCGAGTTCTTCACACCGCCCAGCGTCGTGCGGCTGCTGGTCGAGGTGCTCGAACCGGCCGGCGGCCGGGTGTATGACCCGTGCTGCGGCTCGGGCGGGATGTTCGTGCAGACCGAGCACTTCATCGCCGAGCACGACGGCGATCCCGCGAAAGTCACCGTCTACGGTCAGGAAAGCGTCGAACAGACCTGGCGCATGGCGCGAATGAACCTCGCCGTGCACGACATCGACAACTCCGGTATGGGCGCGCGGTGCGCCGACACGTTCGTCACCGACCTGCACGCCGGCGTGCAGATGGACTACGTGATGGCCAATCCGCCCTTCAACATCAAAGATTGGGCGCGCGACATCGACGACCCGCGCTGGCGCTACGGCGTTCCGCCCGCGACCAACGCGAACTACGCGTGGATCCAGCACATCCTGTCCAAACTGGCGCCGGCCGGCAGGGCCGGCGTCGTGATGGCCAATGGCTCGATGTCCTCGAAGGTCCTGGGCGAGGGGGACATCCGGGCGCGGATCGTCGAGGCGGATCTGGTGTCGTGCATGGTCGCCCTGCCCGCACAGTTGTTCCGCAGCACCGGGATACCGGTGTGCCTGTGGTTCTTCGCTATGGACAAGGGCCACCGGTCGCGCCAGGTGCTGTTCATCGACGCCCGAGAGCTCGGCTATCTGGTGGATCGCGCGGAGCGCGCGCTGACCCAGGAGGAGATCGTCCGGATCGGCGACACCTACCACGCGTGGTGCGACACGCAGTCCGCGCGCGCCAAAAGCATTGTTTACCAAGATGTTCCGGGCTTTTGCCGGTCCGTGTCGCTGGACGACATCAGGGCCGCGGGCCACGTCCTGACGCCGGGCCGCTACGTGGACGCGCCGAGCGCCCCAGACGACGGGGAGCCGAGCGGCGACAAGATCGCGCGATTGACCGACGAGTTGCTCGCGGCGCTCGACGATTCCGCGCGCCTGGATCAAGTGGTGCGCCGGCAGGTGGATCGGTTGCGGTGA
- a CDS encoding thymidylate synthase, whose protein sequence is MPIPTPYEDLLRLVLDAGTAKSDRTGTGTRSLFGQQLRYDLSAGFPLLTTKKVHLKSVVYELLWFLRGDSNVSWLHEHGVTIWDEWASDTGDLGPIYGVQWRSWPTPSGEHVDQISAALDLLRTDPNSRRIIVSAWNVGEIPQMALPPCHAFFQFYVADGRLSCQLYQRSADLFLGVPFNIASYALLTHMMAAQSGLSVGEFVWTGGDCHIYDNHVEQVRLQLSREPRPYPELVLGERDSIFDYTYDDVVVRNYDPHPAIKAPVAV, encoded by the coding sequence GTGCCAATCCCGACGCCCTACGAGGACCTGCTCCGCCTGGTGCTCGATGCGGGAACGGCCAAATCCGATCGCACCGGCACCGGAACCCGAAGCCTGTTCGGTCAGCAGCTGCGCTATGACCTGTCGGCCGGCTTCCCGCTGCTCACTACCAAAAAGGTGCACCTCAAGTCGGTGGTCTATGAGTTGCTGTGGTTCCTGCGTGGCGATTCCAACGTCAGCTGGCTACACGAGCACGGTGTCACCATCTGGGACGAATGGGCAAGCGACACAGGCGATCTCGGTCCGATCTACGGTGTGCAGTGGCGGTCCTGGCCCACCCCGTCGGGCGAGCACGTCGATCAGATCAGCGCGGCCCTGGATTTGCTGCGCACCGACCCGAACTCGCGGCGCATCATCGTGTCCGCTTGGAACGTCGGTGAGATCCCGCAGATGGCGCTGCCGCCGTGCCACGCCTTCTTCCAGTTCTACGTCGCCGACGGGCGGCTGAGCTGCCAGCTCTACCAGCGCAGCGCCGACCTGTTTCTGGGCGTGCCGTTCAACATCGCCAGCTACGCGCTGCTGACGCACATGATGGCCGCGCAGTCCGGCCTGTCGGTCGGCGAATTCGTGTGGACGGGCGGGGACTGCCACATCTACGACAACCACGTCGAGCAGGTGCGGCTGCAACTGAGCCGCGAGCCCCGCCCCTACCCGGAACTCGTTCTGGGCGAACGGGATTCGATTTTCGACTACACCTACGACGACGTCGTCGTGCGCAACTACGATCCGCACCCGGCCATCAAAGCCCCCGTCGCGGTATGA
- a CDS encoding dienelactone hydrolase family protein, whose amino-acid sequence MPNITDVVTTPDGTCTVHLFTPDGPESQVPWPGVVMYPDAGGVRDTFEQMAAKLAGFGYAVLLPDVYYRTADWAPFDMATVFSDQKERGRLFSMIGSVTPDRMAADATAFFDYLAARPEVCGERFGVCGYCMGGRTSLMVAGRVPDRVAAAASFHGGGLVTDTDDSPHLLADRMSATVYVGGAQNDASFTADHAEQLDKALTAAGVEHTIEWYAAGHGFAVPDNAPYDPAAAERHWDAMTGVFAAALPR is encoded by the coding sequence ATGCCGAATATCACCGACGTCGTCACCACCCCCGATGGCACCTGCACGGTGCACCTGTTCACCCCCGACGGTCCGGAATCCCAAGTCCCCTGGCCCGGTGTGGTCATGTATCCCGACGCCGGCGGCGTGCGGGACACGTTCGAGCAGATGGCCGCCAAGCTGGCCGGCTTCGGCTATGCCGTGCTGCTCCCGGACGTCTACTACCGCACCGCCGACTGGGCGCCGTTCGACATGGCGACCGTCTTCAGCGACCAGAAGGAACGCGGGCGCCTGTTTTCGATGATCGGCAGCGTCACCCCGGACCGGATGGCCGCCGATGCCACCGCGTTCTTCGACTACCTGGCCGCCCGCCCCGAGGTGTGCGGCGAACGCTTCGGCGTGTGCGGCTATTGCATGGGCGGGCGGACGTCGCTGATGGTCGCCGGCCGGGTGCCCGATCGGGTGGCCGCCGCGGCGTCCTTCCACGGCGGCGGCCTGGTAACAGACACCGACGACAGCCCGCACCTGCTGGCCGACCGGATGAGCGCGACGGTGTACGTGGGCGGCGCCCAGAACGACGCGTCGTTCACCGCCGATCACGCCGAACAGCTCGACAAGGCGCTGACGGCGGCCGGGGTCGAGCACACCATCGAGTGGTATGCGGCGGGCCACGGATTCGCCGTCCCGGACAACGCGCCGTATGACCCCGCGGCCGCCGAGCGGCACTGGGACGCGATGACGGGCGTATTCGCCGCGGCGTTACCGCGCTGA
- a CDS encoding restriction endonuclease subunit S: protein MKSTLGEHLDFSSGSGAPVRAPNGRFPVYGANGAIGSAARHNAGGPLIVVGRVGTYCGSLRYCDSDIWVTENALVCRAKDPGETRYWYYALHTCRLSDHRSGSGQPLLNQRILHDVSVSTVAADERHRIAELLGALDDKIAANDRVIEAAERLMVAHAESVVDRVRLSSLAVPSTAFRNVGQFAARVAHFSLPAFDAGAKPRLVEGRSVKSGKLLLSEPCVLFAKLNPRIPRIWNVVSLPPEMALASTEFAVLRPVGIDSSALWSALRQPDVALRVQRRAAGTSGSHQRIPPRDLLDVWVPDVRRLSPAALRTVTGLGALCHARRAESARLSGLRDALLPLLVCGKVRIPPGTPSLDGPTPPRAATRRASSPG from the coding sequence GTGAAGTCCACCCTGGGCGAGCATCTCGACTTCAGCAGCGGGAGCGGCGCACCGGTGCGCGCCCCGAACGGGCGCTTTCCCGTCTACGGAGCCAACGGAGCGATCGGCTCCGCCGCGCGGCACAACGCCGGCGGCCCGCTGATCGTGGTGGGCCGCGTCGGAACCTATTGCGGCAGTTTGCGCTACTGCGACTCCGACATCTGGGTGACCGAGAACGCGCTGGTGTGCCGCGCGAAAGACCCGGGGGAGACGCGCTATTGGTATTACGCCCTGCACACCTGCCGGCTGAGCGATCACCGATCCGGGTCCGGGCAGCCCCTGCTCAATCAGCGGATCCTGCACGACGTTTCGGTGTCGACCGTCGCGGCGGACGAGCGACACCGGATCGCGGAGCTGCTCGGCGCCCTTGACGACAAGATCGCCGCCAACGACCGCGTGATCGAGGCCGCCGAACGCCTGATGGTTGCCCATGCCGAATCGGTGGTGGACCGCGTGCGGCTGTCGAGCCTGGCGGTCCCGTCGACCGCGTTCCGCAACGTGGGGCAGTTCGCCGCGCGGGTCGCGCATTTCAGCCTTCCGGCGTTCGACGCCGGGGCCAAACCCCGCCTGGTCGAAGGGCGGTCGGTGAAAAGCGGCAAGCTGCTCCTGTCGGAGCCGTGCGTGCTGTTCGCCAAGCTGAACCCGCGGATTCCGCGGATCTGGAATGTGGTGAGCCTGCCGCCGGAAATGGCGCTGGCCAGCACGGAGTTCGCCGTGCTCAGGCCCGTCGGTATCGACTCCTCGGCGCTGTGGTCGGCGCTGCGGCAACCCGACGTCGCGCTGCGCGTGCAGCGGCGGGCCGCGGGGACGTCGGGCAGCCATCAGCGGATTCCGCCGCGTGACCTCCTCGACGTGTGGGTCCCCGACGTCCGCCGGCTGAGTCCGGCGGCGCTGCGGACGGTCACCGGCCTGGGCGCGCTCTGCCATGCCCGCCGCGCCGAAAGCGCCCGGTTGTCCGGCCTGCGTGATGCGTTGCTGCCGTTACTGGTCTGCGGAAAGGTGCGGATCCCGCCCGGCACGCCTTCGCTTGATGGCCCGACTCCTCCTCGCGCCGCTACGCGGCGCGCATCGTCGCCGGGCTAA
- a CDS encoding acyl-CoA dehydrogenase family protein yields MPTGDLLYSDTEEALRAGVRQLFAERCPPESVSGVYDAQPQDFSGVWRTLATELGVAGLMVPESLGGAGASAREAAVVMEEIGRAVAPVPFLSSAVLATVALLGAGDTQTVSALAQGELTAALVVPLTTAPGDPVTGVSGGPSGLNGSVTAVAGAGEADLLVVPVAGPDGLELHTVDRAAAGVQVSPLLALDMTRPLAAVTFSGTPSSKVGAGDGPLADAILAGAALLASEQLGVAQWCFDTTLDYARQRRQFGRTIGSYQAIKHRLADLWFDVGAAAAAARYAADTCARADDDAAAAAAIAQAYCSDIAVRAAEECIQLHGGIGMTWEYPAHLYLKRAKSDQLAFGTGYRHRARLAELVNLPPS; encoded by the coding sequence GTGCCGACCGGGGACCTGCTCTACTCGGACACCGAAGAGGCGCTGCGGGCCGGCGTGCGTCAGCTGTTCGCCGAGCGTTGTCCGCCTGAGTCGGTGTCCGGCGTGTATGACGCGCAACCCCAAGACTTCTCGGGTGTGTGGCGCACGCTGGCCACCGAACTGGGCGTGGCCGGGCTGATGGTTCCCGAGTCGCTCGGCGGTGCCGGCGCCAGCGCCCGCGAGGCCGCGGTGGTCATGGAGGAGATCGGCCGGGCCGTCGCGCCGGTGCCGTTCTTGTCCAGCGCGGTCCTCGCCACGGTCGCGCTCCTGGGCGCCGGGGACACCCAGACCGTCTCGGCGCTGGCCCAGGGCGAGCTGACCGCGGCGTTGGTGGTGCCGCTGACCACCGCGCCCGGCGACCCGGTGACCGGCGTGAGCGGGGGACCCAGCGGACTCAACGGATCGGTCACCGCGGTGGCCGGTGCCGGCGAGGCCGACCTGCTGGTGGTGCCCGTTGCCGGGCCGGACGGGCTCGAGCTCCACACCGTCGACCGCGCCGCGGCGGGCGTGCAGGTGTCGCCGCTGCTCGCGCTGGACATGACCAGACCCCTTGCGGCCGTGACGTTTTCGGGTACACCTTCCTCGAAGGTCGGAGCGGGCGACGGGCCCCTCGCCGATGCCATCCTCGCCGGAGCTGCCCTGCTCGCCTCCGAGCAACTCGGCGTCGCCCAGTGGTGCTTCGACACCACACTGGACTACGCCCGGCAACGCCGGCAGTTCGGCCGCACGATCGGCTCCTACCAGGCGATCAAGCATCGGCTGGCGGACCTGTGGTTCGACGTCGGGGCGGCGGCGGCCGCGGCCCGCTATGCGGCCGACACCTGCGCCCGGGCCGACGACGACGCGGCCGCGGCGGCCGCCATCGCCCAGGCCTACTGCAGCGATATCGCCGTGCGCGCCGCCGAGGAATGCATACAGCTGCACGGCGGCATCGGAATGACCTGGGAGTATCCCGCGCACCTCTACCTCAAGCGGGCCAAGAGCGACCAGTTGGCGTTCGGGACCGGCTACCGGCACCGCGCCCGGCTGGCCGAGTTGGTGAACCTGCCGCCGAGCTAG
- a CDS encoding cell division protein DivIVA encodes MITEPVKTFSRKFMGYDAAAVDAHIEMLTTKQQLLLDDVESLRARLQESGEQTAALRKEVAVLTDTSPSPHAMQQRMAKMLRRAVDEVAEMQAEARAEADALIAAAEAEAEAAERKRDEVLADMAAQQKALETEYAETKEKLDAELAEMRAETQAAIEEARQNAERECEQLLGDAKQGADHYRDKARRAVDEATAQRIEILEQLMGVYRDLDSVPAALEAAYKEQKNPDDDGALAPLDGKARAS; translated from the coding sequence GTGATAACCGAACCCGTGAAGACGTTCTCGCGAAAGTTCATGGGCTACGACGCGGCCGCCGTCGATGCCCACATCGAGATGTTGACCACCAAGCAGCAACTGCTGCTTGACGATGTCGAGAGCCTGCGGGCCCGGCTGCAGGAATCCGGCGAGCAAACCGCGGCGCTGCGCAAGGAAGTGGCCGTCCTCACGGACACGTCACCCTCGCCGCATGCGATGCAGCAGCGGATGGCGAAGATGCTGCGGCGCGCCGTCGACGAGGTCGCCGAGATGCAGGCCGAGGCGCGCGCCGAGGCGGACGCGCTGATCGCGGCGGCGGAGGCCGAGGCCGAAGCCGCCGAACGCAAACGCGACGAGGTGCTCGCGGACATGGCCGCCCAGCAGAAAGCGCTCGAAACCGAATACGCGGAGACCAAGGAGAAGCTCGACGCCGAACTGGCCGAGATGCGCGCCGAAACCCAAGCGGCGATCGAGGAGGCGCGCCAGAACGCCGAGCGGGAGTGCGAGCAGCTCCTCGGTGACGCCAAGCAGGGGGCCGATCACTACCGTGACAAGGCCCGGCGCGCGGTCGACGAAGCGACCGCGCAGCGCATCGAGATCCTCGAACAGCTGATGGGCGTCTACCGCGACCTAGACAGCGTTCCGGCCGCACTCGAGGCGGCCTACAAGGAACAGAAGAATCCGGACGACGACGGCGCCCTGGCGCCCCTGGACGGCAAGGCCCGCGCGAGCTGA
- the dapA gene encoding 4-hydroxy-tetrahydrodipicolinate synthase encodes MSTAGFDAPARLGTVLTAMVTPFRPDGSLDTATAAHLANHLIDAGCDGLVVSGTTGESPTTTDDEKRELLRVVLEAVGDRARVIAGAGTYDTAHSVRLAKACAAEGAHGLLVVTPYYSKPPQSGLIAHFTTVADATELPVVLYDIPPRSVIPIQPETIRALAAHPNIVGIKDAKADLHSGGQIIAETGLAYYSGDDALNLPWLAMGATGFISVISHVAANQLREMLSAFNSGDIATARKINSTVAPLCDAMARLGGVTLSKAGLRLQGIEAGDPRLPQMPATPEQIDALAADMRAASVLR; translated from the coding sequence GTGAGTACGGCCGGATTCGACGCCCCAGCGCGGTTGGGAACCGTGCTGACCGCGATGGTCACGCCGTTTCGCCCCGATGGCTCCCTCGACACCGCCACCGCCGCGCACCTGGCCAACCACCTGATCGACGCGGGCTGTGACGGTCTCGTGGTCTCCGGCACCACCGGCGAGTCGCCGACCACCACCGATGACGAGAAGCGCGAGCTGCTGCGCGTCGTGCTGGAGGCGGTGGGCGACCGGGCCCGCGTCATCGCCGGTGCGGGCACCTACGACACCGCGCACAGCGTCCGGCTGGCGAAGGCCTGCGCGGCCGAAGGCGCCCACGGGCTGCTGGTGGTCACGCCGTACTACTCGAAGCCACCCCAGAGCGGGCTGATCGCGCATTTCACCACCGTCGCCGACGCGACCGAACTGCCGGTCGTGCTCTACGACATCCCGCCCCGTTCGGTGATCCCGATCCAGCCCGAGACCATCCGTGCGCTCGCCGCGCATCCGAACATCGTCGGGATCAAAGACGCCAAGGCCGACCTGCACAGCGGCGGCCAGATCATCGCCGAGACCGGCCTGGCCTACTACTCCGGCGACGACGCGCTGAACCTGCCGTGGTTGGCCATGGGCGCCACCGGCTTCATCAGTGTGATTTCCCATGTGGCGGCCAATCAGCTTCGGGAAATGTTGTCCGCCTTCAACTCTGGGGATATCGCCACCGCCCGCAAGATCAACTCCACGGTCGCGCCGCTGTGCGACGCGATGGCCCGCTTGGGCGGGGTGACGTTGTCCAAGGCGGGCCTGCGCCTGCAGGGCATCGAGGCCGGCGATCCCCGGCTGCCGCAAATGCCCGCTACGCCAGAGCAAATCGATGCATTGGCGGCCGATATGCGCGCGGCGTCGGTACTCAGGTGA
- a CDS encoding winged helix-turn-helix domain-containing protein, producing MSTRRLSAAQARRIAVAAQGFSEPRPDGPITRAHLKRLISRIQVLQLDSVSVAVRAHYAPVFSRLGPYDRDVLDRAAWGPRSSRLLAEYWAHEAALMAVEDWPLLRWRMRQYRHGRWGTHIVKANPRLIDEVVAAVAELGPSTAGQIEAHLASKLSAQRRKKGTWWTRSDTKWVAEALFSSGVLTTATRVGFARHYDLVERVLPAAVLAREVDDGEALRELTLRAATALGVGTEADIRDYFRLSAAQAKPAIAQLLADGDIERVDVDGWSAPAYLRAGRTVPRVDRGTALLCPFDPLIFFRPRVERLFEFHYRIEIYTPAAKRQYGYYVWPLLMDGRLVARVDLKADRSADSLRVVGAFAEPDTPKPRVAAALAGELQSMASWLGLGGFSVAGRGDLATHLRTIS from the coding sequence GTGTCGACCCGCAGGCTCTCCGCCGCTCAAGCCCGGCGGATTGCCGTTGCGGCCCAAGGATTTAGCGAGCCCCGCCCCGACGGCCCCATCACCCGTGCCCACCTGAAGCGGCTGATATCCAGGATCCAAGTGCTGCAACTGGATTCGGTGTCGGTCGCGGTGCGCGCCCACTACGCGCCGGTGTTCAGCCGGCTCGGGCCCTACGACCGCGACGTGCTCGACCGCGCGGCCTGGGGCCCGCGGTCGTCGCGGCTGCTGGCCGAGTACTGGGCGCACGAGGCCGCACTGATGGCCGTCGAGGACTGGCCGCTGCTGCGCTGGCGGATGCGCCAGTATCGGCACGGCCGGTGGGGAACCCACATCGTCAAGGCCAATCCCCGCCTGATCGACGAGGTGGTGGCCGCCGTCGCCGAACTCGGGCCCAGCACGGCCGGCCAGATCGAAGCCCATCTGGCCTCGAAATTGTCGGCGCAGCGACGCAAAAAGGGCACCTGGTGGACGCGCAGCGACACCAAATGGGTGGCCGAGGCGCTGTTTTCGTCCGGCGTGCTCACCACGGCCACCCGGGTGGGCTTCGCCCGCCACTACGACCTGGTGGAGCGGGTGTTGCCGGCCGCGGTGCTGGCGCGCGAGGTCGACGACGGCGAGGCGCTCCGCGAACTCACGCTGCGCGCGGCCACCGCGCTGGGCGTGGGCACCGAGGCCGACATCCGCGACTATTTTCGGCTGTCGGCCGCCCAGGCCAAGCCGGCGATCGCTCAGTTGCTGGCCGACGGCGACATCGAACGCGTCGACGTCGACGGCTGGTCCGCGCCCGCCTACCTGCGCGCGGGCCGGACGGTGCCCCGCGTCGATCGCGGCACCGCACTGTTGTGCCCGTTCGACCCGCTGATCTTCTTCCGGCCCCGCGTCGAGCGGCTCTTCGAATTCCATTACCGCATCGAGATTTACACGCCGGCCGCCAAGCGGCAGTACGGCTATTACGTGTGGCCGCTGCTGATGGACGGGCGGCTGGTGGCGCGGGTCGATCTCAAGGCCGACCGGTCGGCCGATTCGCTGCGCGTGGTCGGGGCGTTCGCCGAGCCCGACACCCCCAAACCGCGCGTCGCCGCCGCGCTGGCCGGCGAACTCCAGTCCATGGCGTCCTGGCTTGGCCTGGGGGGATTCAGCGTGGCCGGCCGCGGGGACCTGGCCACCCACCTGCGGACGATCAGCTGA